A window of Vigna unguiculata cultivar IT97K-499-35 chromosome 4, ASM411807v1, whole genome shotgun sequence contains these coding sequences:
- the LOC114181940 gene encoding putative calcium-transporting ATPase 13, plasma membrane-type, which translates to MTMPFLTKFNSIEMLLNTSNSVSASSKRWHSAFMAIYCSRAIMSLSTRNKIKAKVSPPPTPPPYFVMVDLSPHHSFGIDQTVLTDIVKEKDHRNLDNFGGVEGVATALETHLEYGIKGDDGEDITRRTQVFGSNTYHKPPSKGFFHFVVEAFKDVTILILLACAALSLGFGIKEHGIKEGWYDGGSIFVAVFIVVSLSAVSNFRQNRQFDKLSQVSNDIQIDVVRSGRRQHVSIFEIVVGDVICLKIGDQVPADGLFIEGHSLRADESSMTGESDHVEISRQHPFLFSGTKVADGYAKMLVTSVGMNTTWGQMMSSISRDNDEQTPLQERLNKLTSSIGKVGLAVAFLVLVVLLVRYFTGNTKDDNGVREYNGSKTTFDDIMNAVVGIVADAVTIVVVAIPEGLPLAVTLTLAYSMKKMMADQAMVRKLSACETMGSATTICTDKTGTLTLNEMKVTKFWIGQEPVAETENANSKVAPFVLQLIKEGVALNTTGSVHKSNKPGSEFEFSGSPTEKAILSWAVLELNMEMEHLTKGCSIIQVETFNSKKKKSGVLLRRKADNTVSAHWKGAAEMVLKMCSRYYDVSGTVRDLDIDAMLKFEHIIQGMAASSLRCIAFAHVEVPEEELGDENTTGKVKDSGLTLLGVVGIKDPCRPGVKNAVEACQNAGVNVKMITGDNVFTARAIASECGILRPDQDTAGAVIEGEEFRNYTPEERLEKVEKICVMARSSPFDKLLMVQCLKQKGHVVAVTGDGTNDAPALKEADIGLSMGIQGTEVAKESSDIVILDDNFASVVTVLRWGRCVYNNIQKFIQFQLTVNVAALAINFVAAVSAGEVPLTAVQLLWVNLIMDTLGALALATEKPTNELMDKPPVGRTKPLITNVMWRNLLAQALYQIAVLLTLQFKGESIFGVTSGVNDTLIFNTFVLCQVFNEFNARKMEKRNVFKGIHRSKLFLGIIGITIILQVVMVEFLKKFADTERLNWGQWAICIGLAAVSWPIGWVVKLIPVPEKPFLNFLRLKK; encoded by the coding sequence ATGACAATGCCCTTTCTTACGAAGTTTAACAGTATTGAGATGCTTCTGAATACATCGAACTCTGTTAGTGCATCCAGTAAAAGATGGCACTCTGCATTCATGGCCATCTATTGCTCCCGAGCTATCATGTCACTCTCCACTCGAAACAAAATCAAAGCAAAAGTCTCACCGCCACCGACGCCACCGCCATATTTCGTCATGGTTGATTTGAGCCCTCACCATTCCTTTGGTATTGACCAAACAGTCCTCACGGATATTGTCAAAGAAAAAGACCATCGGAACCTTGATAACTTTGGTGGAGTTGAAGGGGTGGCAACAGCCCTTGAAACCCACCTTGAGTATGGTATCAAAGGTGATGATGGTGAAGACATCACACGTAGAACACAAGTGTTTGGTTCCAACACTTACCACAAACCACCTTCCAAAGGTTTCTTCCACTTTGTGGTGGAAGCCTTTAAGGATGTCACTATTCTCATCCTTTTGGCTTGTGCTGCTCTTTCCCTTGGCTTTGGCATCAAGGAACATGGAATCAAAGAAGGTTGGTACGACGGTGGAAGCATCTTCGTTGCAGTGTTCATTGTGGTTTCCTTGTCGGCAGTGAGCAACTTCAGACAGAACAGACAGTTTGACAAGCTGTCTCAGGTGAGCAATGACATACAAATCGATGTGGTGAGAAGTGGGAGGCGTCAACACGTGTCAATCTTTGAAATAGTGGTTGGTGATGTCATTTGCTTGAAGATTGGTGATCAAGTGCCAGCAGATGGGTTGTTCATAGAAGGGCATTCACTGAGAGCAGATGAATCAAGCATGACAGGAGAGAGTGATCATGTTGAGATTAGTAGACAGCACCCATTTTTGTTCTCGGGCACCAAGGTCGCTGATGGGTATGCGAAGATGCTCGTTACCTCGGTTGGTATGAACACAACATGGGGTCAAATGATGAGTTCGATAAGCCGAGATAATGATGAGCAAACTCCTTTGCAAGAGAGGCTAAACAAGCTAACATCGTCCATTGGAAAGGTTGGTTTGGCTGTGgcttttcttgttcttgttgttTTGTTGGTTAGGTACTTCACAGGGAACACGAAGGATGACAATGGGGTGAGAGAGTACAATGGAAGCAAGACCACGTTTGATGATATAATGAATGCTGTTGTGGGAATTGTTGCTGATGCAGTTACCATTGTTGTTGTTGCAATCCCCGAGGGTCTTCCATTGGCTGTGACTCTCACTCTGGCTTATtcaatgaagaaaatgatggctgaccaAGCAATGGTGAGAAAGCTCTCAGCGTGTGAGACAATGGGTTCTGCCACCACAATTTGTACTGATAAGACTGGGACTCTCACACTCAATGAGATGAAAGTGACCAAGTTCTGGATTGGCCAAGAACCCGTGGCGGAAACTGAAAATGCCAACTCAAAGGTTGCTCCGTTTGTTCTTCAACTTATCAAAGAAGGGGTGGCTCTAAACACAACCGGTAGTGTGCACAAGTCCAATAAACCAGGTTCTGAATTTGAGTTTTCAGGTAGTCCCACAGAAAAAGCAATCCTATCTTGGGCAGTTCTGGAATTGAACATGGAGATGGAGCACTTGACAAAAGGCTGTTCCATCATTCAGGTTGAGACCTTCAactcaaagaagaaaaagagtggAGTTTTGTTGAGAAGGAAGGCAGACAACACAGTTAGTGCTCACTGGAAAGGAGCAGCTGAGATGGTACTAAAGATGTGCTCAAGATACTATGATGTTTCTGGTACTGTGAGAGATCTTGACATTGATGCAATGTTGAAGTTTGAACACATCATTCAAGGTATGGCAGCTAGTAGTCTTCGTTGCATTGCTTTTGCACATGTAGAAGTACCAGAGGAAGAGCTTGGAGATGAAAACACAACGGGGAAAGTGAAAGACAGCGGTTTGACATTGTTAGGAGTGGTTGGGATTAAGGATCCATGTCGTCCAGGGGTGAAGAATGCTGTGGAAGCTTGCCAAAATGCTGGTGTGAATGTCAAAATGATCACAGGTGACAATGTTTTCACTGCAAGGGCTATAGCAAGCGAATGTGGCATACTGAGGCCAGATCAAGACACGGCAGGAGCAGTGATTGAAGGAGAGGAATTTCGCAACTACACACCTGAAGAGAGGTTGGAGAAGGTGGAAAAAATCTGTGTGATGGCTAGATCTTCTCCTTTTGACAAACTTCTAATGGTTCAATGTCTGAAGCAGAAAGGCCATGTAGTTGCTGTTACCGGGGATGGCACAAATGACGCACCAGCACTGAAAGAAGCTGACATTGGACTCTCTATGGGAATTCAAGGCACTGAAGTGGCAAAAGAGAGCTCAGACATTGTTATTTTGGATGACAATTTTGCATCTGTGGTCACTGTCTTAAGGTGGGGAAGGTGTGTTTACAACAACATCCAGAAGTTCATTCAGTTTCAGTTGACAGTGAATGTTGCAGCACTTGCTATCAACTTTGTGGCAGCAGTGTCAGCAGGGGAAGTGCCACTCACAGCAGTACAATTGTTATGGGTGAACTTGATCATGGACACATTAGGTGCTTTGGCACTTGCAACAGAAAAACCCACCAATGAATTGATGGACAAACCACCAGTTGGTAGAACAAAACCTCTCATCACCAATGTGATGTGGAGGAATCTATTGGCTCAAGCTTTGTACCAGATAGCAGTTTTGCTGACTCTTCAATTCAAAGGTGAGTCTATCTTTGGTGTGACATCAGGGGTGAATGACACATTGATTTTCAACACATTTGTTCTCTGCCAAGTGTTCAATGAGTTCAATGCAAGGAAGATGGAGAAGAGGAATGTGTTCAAAGGCATACACAGGAGCAAGTTGTTTTTAGGCATCATTGGCATAACAATAATCCTTCAAGTTGTTATGGTTGAGTTTCTGAAGAAATTTGCAGACACAGAGAGGCTAAACTGGGGGCAATGGGCTATCTGCATTGGTTTAGCTGCAGTTTCCTGGCCAATAGGTTGGGTTGTGAAGTTGATACCTGTCCCAGAGAAACCATTTCTCAACTTTTTGAGACTGAAGAAATGA